A portion of the Kiritimatiellia bacterium genome contains these proteins:
- a CDS encoding SGNH/GDSL hydrolase family protein: PVLNFFFTESRLKHPPGPDVVVTPRAKRIGGAILAVIVLALLEFVARRRMKVEMTIGEYDPYLQNALAPGTNLHVNGLGFRGEEIVPEKELGALRIFYLGGSTFLGASVTFEETHPRLLEKRLRQQFPGRRIEVQNAANHWHTTEHSLMKYLFKIRDFRPDLVIVCHNINDLYRSFSPPEFARPGYERDYSHFYGPVSRMVQTYFQRPPVVRVHLQCFRRLSELFGPRLFSDFRRLKETDRADLASRDSFRRNLAMLVRVLKQDGVRVVLATEPSLYRHDLTAEEEKKLWMNKQFCVVGPRTYLGAGAMADGMAEFNAIIKEVAREEGAPLVDLDAVLPRTLEYFRDDCHYNEKGHALVAKALGDFILENRLADDSAQ, from the coding sequence CCGGTGCTGAACTTCTTCTTCACCGAGTCACGCCTGAAACATCCCCCCGGCCCCGACGTCGTGGTCACGCCGCGCGCCAAGCGGATCGGCGGGGCGATCCTGGCCGTCATCGTCCTGGCCCTGCTCGAGTTCGTGGCGCGGCGGCGCATGAAGGTGGAGATGACGATCGGCGAGTACGATCCCTATCTCCAGAACGCCCTCGCGCCCGGCACGAACCTGCACGTGAACGGCCTCGGCTTCCGCGGCGAGGAGATCGTCCCGGAGAAGGAACTTGGCGCGCTGCGGATCTTCTACCTCGGCGGCTCGACGTTCCTCGGCGCGAGCGTGACGTTCGAGGAAACCCACCCGCGCCTCTTGGAAAAGCGGCTGCGCCAGCAATTCCCGGGCCGGCGGATCGAGGTCCAGAACGCCGCCAACCACTGGCACACGACCGAGCACTCGCTGATGAAGTACCTGTTCAAGATCCGGGACTTCCGGCCCGACCTGGTCATCGTCTGCCACAACATCAACGACCTGTACCGTTCCTTCTCCCCGCCCGAGTTCGCCCGGCCCGGCTACGAGCGGGACTACTCCCATTTCTACGGCCCGGTTTCCCGCATGGTGCAGACCTACTTTCAACGGCCGCCCGTCGTCCGCGTGCACCTGCAGTGCTTCCGCAGGCTGTCGGAGCTCTTCGGGCCGCGCCTTTTCTCCGACTTCCGCCGCCTGAAGGAAACCGACCGCGCCGACCTCGCCAGCCGGGATTCGTTCCGGCGCAACCTGGCGATGCTTGTGCGCGTGCTGAAGCAGGACGGCGTCCGCGTCGTGCTCGCGACGGAGCCCTCGCTCTACCGGCACGACCTGACCGCGGAGGAGGAGAAAAAACTCTGGATGAACAAGCAGTTCTGCGTGGTCGGGCCGCGGACCTACCTCGGCGCGGGCGCCATGGCGGACGGCATGGCGGAGTTCAACGCCATCATCAAGGAGGTGGCCCGCGAGGAGGGCGCGCCCCTCGTGGATCTCGACGCGGTCCTCCCGCGGACGCTGGAGTATTTCCGCGACGACTGCCACTACAACGAAAAGGGCCACGCCCTCGTCGCGAAGGCGCTCGGGGATTTCATCCTGGAAAACCGCCTGGCGGACGACTCCGCCCAGTGA
- a CDS encoding CotH kinase family protein, translating into MDGRTARKLLGVGLCLAALAAAAWLGRRAGLSRPRSNQDFRSLWRQAARPGVARIRPSALWSPVVIQQIGLADPRGPVKSDGAAADWIELYNRSAEPVPLRGFMLTDTAARPAKWRLPDVVLPPGETLLIWADGLSGVSSYWGAKNPVAGTKEHWDIHPESGAPAGYVFDATASTGAVPRMTHRIYVPETGLYDVWLIHKPAEPCLVEVQVDRVAGASLPERPARYFLATRARAPGEPGGAWLLKQGNHRLDVVLKGGATSVDRLVLTRADRAFGGGEQDLHAGFKLKRTGETISLHSPHGVPLDYVTFPALEPGQAFVRDPAGSGSFRVAPPRPGGLALLNPPTLSLPSGLVASGAVVKVAAEPGDVVRFTTDGNVPTENSPQAGEALVVTGSQAVTVRSFRDGAHPSAAVTRFYYVGAPPDIPLLWCTLRPADFTHTMNGILPNPHARGPAGERRAHACLIFPDGTAQSADVGMRPQGRSTRIAKVKKSFRLSCRARYGRPAWPGRVFGAEDESPHTAFVLAGRSLIKHALGLDILRATGLISPRFRHVLFQVNKTPMGVYLLLEDPQDPAFLRHAFGHLDLDVIKEKTANPLKLGSDEMFRKTWQTLWRDPDRVPTLAEFARLMDPAAFMRWAASVHFLGLTDNRQGYFVRDRRLDGAAWTFMAWDLDDAFGFRMDDSGGLPPIYGLRGDVLNGLMKDPAGRRLYVEAAQALLNHALKPEPWLARSDLYTDALLRHVADEHRGHQAQATRMAKYMTPAQMAGLFEQARRDVAEFLRTQPGAFWNALRGVEKGLPLHRVTVRGEGVGRLRIDGWLEEGPYEGRYFEGTPLRIELESGGPMIVEVAGAEKPIAKYEAEVKGPLDIAVRALKSGL; encoded by the coding sequence ATGGACGGCCGTACCGCCAGAAAGCTGCTCGGCGTCGGGCTCTGCCTGGCGGCGCTCGCGGCGGCGGCGTGGCTGGGACGCCGCGCGGGCCTGTCCAGGCCCCGTTCGAACCAGGATTTCCGCTCGCTCTGGCGCCAGGCCGCCCGCCCGGGTGTCGCGCGCATCCGGCCCTCCGCGCTGTGGTCGCCCGTCGTCATCCAGCAGATCGGTCTCGCCGATCCGCGCGGCCCGGTGAAGAGCGACGGCGCGGCCGCGGACTGGATCGAATTGTACAACCGCTCGGCGGAGCCCGTCCCGCTGCGGGGATTCATGCTGACGGATACCGCCGCCCGCCCGGCGAAGTGGCGGCTTCCGGACGTGGTCCTGCCGCCCGGCGAAACGCTGCTGATCTGGGCGGACGGGTTGTCCGGCGTCTCCTCGTACTGGGGGGCGAAGAACCCGGTCGCGGGCACCAAGGAACACTGGGACATCCATCCCGAGTCCGGCGCGCCGGCGGGTTATGTCTTCGATGCCACGGCCTCCACGGGTGCCGTGCCGCGCATGACCCACCGGATCTACGTGCCGGAAACCGGCCTGTACGATGTCTGGCTGATCCATAAACCGGCGGAACCCTGCCTCGTGGAGGTGCAGGTGGATCGCGTCGCCGGCGCCTCGCTGCCCGAGCGGCCGGCCCGGTATTTCCTGGCCACGCGCGCCCGGGCGCCGGGGGAGCCCGGCGGGGCCTGGCTCCTGAAGCAGGGAAACCACCGCTTGGATGTCGTCCTCAAGGGCGGCGCGACGTCCGTGGACCGGTTGGTGCTGACGCGGGCGGACCGCGCCTTCGGCGGCGGCGAGCAGGACCTCCACGCCGGGTTCAAGCTCAAGCGGACCGGCGAGACGATCAGCCTGCACTCGCCGCACGGCGTGCCGCTGGATTACGTGACCTTTCCCGCGTTGGAGCCCGGTCAGGCATTCGTGCGTGACCCCGCCGGGAGCGGGTCGTTCCGGGTGGCCCCGCCCCGCCCCGGGGGATTGGCCCTGCTCAATCCCCCGACGCTTTCGCTGCCGAGCGGCCTCGTCGCCTCCGGCGCCGTGGTGAAGGTGGCCGCCGAGCCGGGGGACGTGGTGCGCTTCACGACCGACGGCAACGTCCCGACGGAAAACAGCCCCCAGGCGGGCGAAGCCCTGGTCGTCACCGGGTCGCAGGCGGTGACCGTCCGTTCGTTCCGGGACGGGGCGCATCCCAGCGCGGCCGTGACCCGCTTCTATTATGTCGGCGCGCCGCCGGACATCCCGCTGCTGTGGTGCACGCTGCGCCCGGCGGATTTCACGCACACGATGAACGGCATCCTGCCCAATCCCCACGCGCGCGGCCCGGCGGGCGAGCGCCGGGCCCACGCCTGCCTGATCTTCCCCGACGGCACCGCGCAGTCGGCGGATGTCGGCATGCGGCCGCAGGGCCGGTCCACGCGGATCGCGAAGGTCAAAAAATCGTTCCGCTTGAGCTGCCGCGCGCGGTACGGCCGGCCCGCGTGGCCCGGCCGCGTCTTCGGCGCGGAGGATGAGTCGCCCCACACGGCCTTCGTGCTCGCCGGGCGCAGCCTGATCAAGCACGCCCTCGGGCTGGACATCCTCCGGGCGACCGGTCTGATCTCCCCGCGTTTCCGGCACGTCCTCTTCCAGGTCAACAAGACACCGATGGGTGTCTACCTGCTGCTCGAAGATCCGCAGGACCCGGCCTTCCTGCGGCACGCGTTCGGCCACCTCGACCTCGACGTGATCAAGGAAAAGACCGCCAACCCGCTCAAGCTCGGCAGCGACGAGATGTTCCGGAAGACCTGGCAGACCCTGTGGCGCGATCCGGACCGCGTCCCGACGCTGGCGGAGTTCGCCCGCCTGATGGATCCCGCCGCCTTCATGCGCTGGGCGGCCTCGGTGCATTTTCTCGGTCTCACGGACAACCGGCAGGGCTACTTCGTCCGCGACCGCCGCCTCGACGGGGCCGCGTGGACGTTCATGGCGTGGGACCTCGACGACGCGTTCGGTTTCCGCATGGACGACAGCGGCGGGCTGCCTCCGATCTACGGCCTGCGCGGCGACGTGCTGAACGGCCTGATGAAGGACCCGGCCGGCCGGCGCCTGTACGTCGAGGCCGCCCAGGCGCTGCTCAACCACGCGCTCAAGCCGGAGCCGTGGCTCGCGCGGTCCGACCTCTACACGGACGCCTTGCTCCGGCATGTCGCCGACGAGCACCGGGGCCACCAGGCACAGGCGACCCGCATGGCGAAGTATATGACGCCCGCGCAGATGGCGGGGCTTTTCGAGCAGGCCCGCCGCGACGTGGCGGAGTTCCTGCGGACCCAGCCCGGCGCCTTCTGGAACGCCCTGCGGGGCGTGGAGAAGGGCCTCCCTCTCCACCGCGTGACCGTGCGCGGCGAGGGTGTCGGGCGGCTGCGGATCGACGGCTGGCTCGAAGAGGGGCCGTACGAGGGCCGCTATTTTGAGGGCACGCCGCTTCGCATCGAGCTCGAGTCCGGCGGGCCGATGATCGTGGAGGTCGCCGGCGCGGAAAAGCCAATCGCGAAATACGAGGCCGAGGTCAAGGGCCCGCTGGACATCGCGGTGCGGGCGCTGAAATCAGGCCTGTAG
- a CDS encoding DUF4956 domain-containing protein, with protein MQKLLEQLTAGASLSLELGGFLLSMLASVAAALAAEFMYELFYERRATGSQLQKSFLLVGPSITFLFICVQLSLPLSLGLLGALSIIRFRTPVKEPEEIGFLMLLIAGSIGLATFNFLFVLILYAVAFVLLLARHWGPLRRRWINRRSGVLLLNLDDETYSRQGAALDGLLGRHFSGLRLESIASVEGTTSLHYAFAHAPSGNWPEIQQSIQREVPCRKINVFFSAPGSLV; from the coding sequence ATGCAGAAACTACTGGAGCAGTTGACGGCGGGCGCGAGCCTGTCCCTGGAACTCGGGGGCTTCCTCTTGAGCATGCTGGCCTCGGTGGCCGCGGCGCTCGCGGCGGAGTTCATGTACGAGCTCTTCTACGAGCGGCGCGCCACGGGCTCCCAGCTCCAGAAGTCGTTCCTGCTCGTCGGCCCGTCCATCACGTTCCTCTTCATCTGCGTCCAGCTCTCGCTGCCCCTTTCGCTCGGCCTGCTCGGCGCGCTCTCGATCATCCGCTTCCGCACCCCCGTCAAGGAGCCCGAGGAAATCGGGTTCCTGATGCTCCTGATCGCCGGCTCGATCGGCCTGGCGACGTTCAACTTCCTGTTCGTGCTGATCCTCTACGCCGTCGCGTTCGTCCTGCTCCTGGCCCGGCACTGGGGCCCGCTGCGCCGGCGCTGGATCAACCGCCGCTCGGGCGTGCTGCTGCTGAACCTCGACGACGAGACCTACTCCCGGCAGGGCGCCGCGCTGGACGGGCTGCTGGGCCGCCACTTCAGCGGGCTGCGCCTGGAAAGCATCGCGTCGGTCGAGGGCACCACGAGCCTCCACTACGCCTTCGCGCACGCGCCCTCCGGCAACTGGCCGGAAATCCAGCAGTCCATCCAGCGCGAGGTGCCGTGCCGGAAGATCAACGTCTTCTTCTCCGCGCCGGGCTCGCTGGTCTGA
- a CDS encoding polyphosphate polymerase domain-containing protein: MNAPVSPPLAAPPAGRLERKYILPAHAAEFFKDWLDHVCAPDPRFAHNVIRSLYYDTPWLDAVEEKRQSTFYKHKVRLRWYTDEAGRPAGAQAFLELKSKAGARTFKKRRTLDLDLAALQADPLAVGKTVDPTVLLEWPLHGAPSNVLPVCVIRYVRRRYVDMARGARIALDYAIGAEHPNPAFYFPGGPGMLDWAVLEVKGPAGVEGPRLPAGAAALAVTRASFSKYGECVRHLLLREG, from the coding sequence ATGAACGCGCCGGTTAGCCCCCCGCTCGCCGCGCCCCCCGCCGGGCGGCTGGAGCGCAAGTACATCCTGCCGGCCCACGCGGCGGAGTTTTTCAAGGACTGGCTGGACCACGTCTGCGCGCCCGACCCGCGGTTCGCGCACAACGTCATCCGCAGCCTCTACTACGATACGCCCTGGCTTGACGCGGTGGAGGAGAAGCGCCAGAGCACGTTCTACAAGCACAAGGTCCGCCTGCGCTGGTACACGGACGAGGCCGGCCGCCCCGCGGGCGCGCAGGCGTTCCTGGAGCTGAAGAGCAAGGCCGGCGCCCGCACGTTCAAGAAGCGCAGGACGCTGGACCTCGACCTGGCCGCCCTGCAGGCCGACCCGCTCGCGGTGGGCAAAACGGTGGACCCGACCGTTTTGCTCGAATGGCCGCTGCACGGCGCGCCGTCGAATGTGCTGCCCGTGTGCGTCATCCGCTACGTCCGCCGCCGGTACGTGGACATGGCCCGCGGGGCGCGGATCGCGCTGGACTACGCGATCGGCGCGGAGCATCCGAATCCCGCGTTTTACTTTCCGGGCGGACCCGGTATGCTCGACTGGGCCGTGCTGGAAGTGAAGGGGCCGGCCGGGGTGGAGGGCCCGCGCCTGCCGGCCGGGGCGGCGGCCCTGGCGGTGACGCGGGCCTCGTTTTCCAAGTACGGGGAGTGTGTCAGGCATCTGTTGTTGCGCGAGGGGTAA
- a CDS encoding nucleotidyltransferase family protein — MVHGIEIPRDRLKAFCIHNGIRRLALFGSVLRNDFRPESDVDVLVEFQPGVHVGLAFVRLQEDLSVLLGRRVDLNTPAGLSKYFRGEVLQEAEEVYVAA, encoded by the coding sequence ATGGTACACGGCATAGAAATACCGCGCGACAGGCTCAAGGCCTTTTGCATACACAACGGCATCCGCCGCCTGGCGCTCTTCGGATCGGTGCTCCGAAACGACTTCCGCCCGGAAAGCGATGTGGATGTGCTCGTGGAATTTCAACCCGGCGTGCATGTGGGCTTGGCTTTTGTCCGCCTGCAGGAGGATCTCTCCGTGCTGCTGGGGCGGCGCGTGGACTTGAACACGCCCGCTGGCTTGAGCAAGTACTTCCGGGGCGAGGTGCTGCAAGAGGCGGAGGAAGTCTATGTCGCGGCGTGA
- a CDS encoding glycosyltransferase: METPSQPARVSIVIPSYNSRRTIDLCLDALKTAAARPGVEVILVDSSTDGTDARVRERYPFVRVIHLDKQTWPGPGRNIGAKAAAGALLAFTDTDCVVAPDWADAILESFARHPEQDACVGIVRNHNPRGAVSWGSFLTEFNGYLGGARRPTRHLPSFSTAFRRAAFEKAGGFPEDVAWLEDMILTEALLRMGAKLYVEPAIRIAHHNRDRLREFLRHQYHLGRFFAHSRFRGNLPGSRVLRATAFSIPALAAWRALRAFERTFRARPAWGLLLLLLSPLYLAGMIAWMAGVRLGRKDCA, translated from the coding sequence ATGGAGACTCCATCCCAGCCGGCGCGCGTGTCCATCGTCATTCCGTCCTACAACAGCCGCCGGACCATCGACCTGTGCCTGGACGCCTTGAAAACGGCGGCAGCCCGGCCCGGCGTGGAGGTGATCCTGGTGGACAGCTCCACGGACGGCACGGACGCGCGGGTCCGCGAGCGCTACCCGTTTGTCCGCGTGATTCACCTCGACAAGCAAACCTGGCCCGGGCCGGGCCGGAACATCGGGGCGAAGGCGGCGGCTGGAGCCCTGCTGGCCTTCACGGACACCGATTGCGTGGTCGCGCCGGACTGGGCGGACGCGATCCTCGAATCCTTCGCGCGGCATCCGGAACAGGACGCGTGCGTGGGGATCGTGCGGAACCACAACCCGCGCGGCGCGGTGAGCTGGGGCTCGTTCCTGACGGAATTCAACGGCTACCTCGGCGGCGCGCGGAGGCCGACGCGGCACCTGCCTTCGTTTTCCACCGCGTTCCGCCGCGCGGCCTTCGAGAAGGCCGGCGGCTTCCCGGAGGACGTCGCCTGGCTGGAGGACATGATCCTGACCGAGGCGCTGCTGCGCATGGGCGCGAAGCTGTACGTCGAGCCGGCGATCCGGATCGCGCATCACAACCGCGACCGGCTGCGGGAGTTCCTGCGCCACCAGTACCACCTGGGGCGGTTCTTCGCGCACAGCCGGTTCCGCGGGAATCTCCCCGGCTCGCGCGTGCTGCGCGCGACGGCGTTTTCCATCCCTGCGCTCGCGGCCTGGCGCGCGCTGCGGGCTTTCGAGCGGACGTTCCGCGCCCGGCCGGCCTGGGGGTTGCTCCTGCTGCTCCTGTCCCCGCTCTACCTGGCGGGCATGATCGCGTGGATGGCCGGCGTCCGGCTCGGGCGGAAGGATTGCGCCTAG
- a CDS encoding DUF2029 domain-containing protein: MKLARRAALALVLWWTADWAALRLWMWSPVFVRYSYGAAFRVFEMYSFTHAVALLAIGVVLWPWFRQWKQGFYPLAVFLVLGFVYLSLFEKFAKPSYDYGAWYNGMISQVLHGDPYSGNPNVSPIYWYPPALSQLMAGWRWLADHFYPYTRAMDGSHRQTLDHIVFYTFQCAQFTMLMILYWLTYAWGRRLKMDRRAAALASGFLLLFNVPLLRLLGFHQPNLWLVNSILVILLFSERLPWLAGLALGVGFHMKLYPAILGLPLLLVWRWRPILWAGLFTVLIFLAQCWASGWDVWQKFLGYISDPPIGSFFRDNSLHAIAKNILKLFDAVEYENALWGLFLCAALGWMLLRMARRERELRPLRRQPGAEGAWAREFYFYEQVMDTLVMSFFLSPQVFEHHYVMAIPIMLWTWLVWGSRAPVQVLVGSLLILLIPIYDVGPLSWNRIAGLLVLTLARPVGYRPPPEGHLPVPALPYPSEI, translated from the coding sequence TTGAAACTCGCTCGGCGGGCGGCCTTGGCGCTGGTCCTGTGGTGGACCGCCGATTGGGCGGCGCTGCGGCTCTGGATGTGGAGCCCCGTGTTTGTTCGGTACTCCTACGGCGCGGCGTTCCGCGTCTTCGAAATGTATTCCTTCACGCATGCCGTGGCGCTCCTCGCCATCGGCGTCGTGCTCTGGCCGTGGTTCCGGCAATGGAAGCAGGGTTTTTATCCCCTGGCGGTATTCCTCGTGCTGGGCTTCGTCTACTTGAGCCTATTCGAGAAATTCGCCAAGCCGTCCTATGACTATGGCGCCTGGTACAACGGCATGATCTCGCAGGTGCTGCATGGCGACCCGTACTCGGGGAACCCGAATGTCTCGCCGATCTACTGGTACCCGCCGGCCCTGTCCCAGCTGATGGCCGGGTGGCGCTGGCTGGCGGATCATTTCTATCCTTACACGCGCGCCATGGACGGCTCCCACCGCCAGACGCTGGACCACATCGTGTTCTACACGTTCCAGTGCGCGCAGTTCACGATGCTGATGATCCTTTACTGGCTTACGTACGCCTGGGGCCGGCGGCTGAAGATGGACCGCCGCGCGGCGGCGCTGGCTTCGGGCTTCCTGCTGCTCTTCAACGTGCCGCTGCTCCGCCTGCTCGGCTTCCACCAGCCGAACCTCTGGCTCGTCAACAGCATCCTGGTCATCCTGCTCTTCAGCGAGCGCCTCCCGTGGCTGGCCGGCCTGGCCCTGGGCGTCGGCTTCCACATGAAGCTCTATCCCGCCATCCTCGGCCTGCCCCTGCTCTTGGTCTGGCGCTGGCGGCCTATCCTGTGGGCGGGCCTGTTCACCGTCCTGATCTTCCTGGCCCAGTGCTGGGCGAGCGGGTGGGACGTCTGGCAGAAGTTCCTGGGCTACATCTCCGACCCGCCGATCGGCTCGTTCTTTCGCGACAACAGCCTCCACGCCATCGCCAAGAATATCCTCAAGCTGTTCGACGCGGTCGAATACGAGAATGCGCTGTGGGGCCTCTTCCTGTGCGCGGCGTTGGGCTGGATGCTCCTGCGCATGGCCCGCCGCGAGCGCGAGCTGCGGCCCTTGCGGCGTCAGCCCGGCGCGGAGGGCGCGTGGGCGCGCGAGTTCTATTTCTACGAGCAGGTGATGGACACGCTCGTCATGAGCTTCTTCCTGTCGCCGCAGGTCTTCGAGCACCACTACGTCATGGCCATCCCGATCATGCTCTGGACCTGGCTCGTCTGGGGAAGCCGCGCGCCGGTCCAGGTCCTGGTCGGCAGCCTGCTGATCCTGCTCATCCCCATTTACGACGTCGGCCCCTTGAGCTGGAACCGCATCGCGGGTCTCCTGGTCCTGACCTTGGCCCGGCCCGTGGGGTATCGCCCGCCGCCGGAGGGACATCTGCCGGTGCCGGCCCTGCCGTATCCCAGCGAGATCTAG
- a CDS encoding glycosyltransferase family 2 protein, with protein sequence MNSRSREVSREKLLRGPADPALGGISLVFPVYNESFIIETTLRNYIAELGERVPDLEVVVAEDGSTDDTKGVLERLEKELPIRLFMSDERKGYQRAVIDAVAHATKPWVFVVDSDYQFAAIDFWRLEPLRKDHDIILGMKAPRRDPFYRVWLSWGYNFLLRLFFKLPYRDMDTGFRLIRREALEKLAPEVKYMSFFTAEFVVRAHYAGYKIIEVPVPHYERKIGSTTIFFISKLFWICLSQFVGLFRLRKELMSRKQMSTQP encoded by the coding sequence ATGAATTCCCGCAGCCGAGAGGTTTCCCGCGAGAAACTCCTGCGCGGTCCGGCAGATCCCGCGCTGGGCGGGATCTCGCTGGTCTTCCCGGTCTACAACGAGTCGTTCATCATCGAGACCACGCTGCGGAACTACATCGCGGAGCTCGGGGAGCGGGTGCCGGACCTGGAAGTGGTCGTGGCCGAGGACGGCAGCACGGACGACACGAAGGGGGTGCTGGAGCGGCTGGAGAAGGAACTGCCGATCCGGCTGTTCATGAGCGACGAGCGCAAGGGCTACCAGCGCGCCGTGATCGACGCGGTGGCCCACGCGACCAAGCCCTGGGTGTTCGTGGTGGACTCGGACTACCAGTTCGCCGCCATCGATTTCTGGCGGCTCGAGCCGCTCCGGAAGGACCACGATATCATCCTGGGCATGAAGGCCCCGCGGCGGGACCCGTTCTACCGGGTATGGCTGTCCTGGGGATACAACTTCCTGCTCCGGCTCTTTTTCAAGCTGCCCTACCGCGACATGGACACCGGGTTCCGGCTGATCCGGCGCGAGGCGCTGGAGAAGCTGGCGCCCGAGGTGAAGTACATGTCCTTCTTCACGGCGGAATTCGTGGTCCGGGCGCACTATGCGGGCTACAAGATCATCGAGGTGCCGGTCCCCCACTACGAGCGGAAGATCGGCAGCACCACGATCTTCTTCATCTCCAAGCTGTTCTGGATCTGCCTGTCGCAGTTCGTGGGGCTCTTCCGGCTGCGGAAGGAACTGATGAGCCGGAAGCAAATGAGCACGCAGCCATAA
- a CDS encoding GDP-L-fucose synthase, which produces MSFWSGKRVLVTGGHGFVGSHVVDELRRRGALDLWVPTEKEYDLRRHEDIARCLDAVRPQVVLHIAAVVGGIGANRAHPGKFFYDNAIMGIQMIEECRLRDVQKMMVMGTVCAYPKFTPVPFQEENLWIGYPEETNAPYGLAKKMLLVQLQAYRQEYGFKGIFLLPVNLYGPRDNFNPQSSHVIPALIRKALEAKESGTDHMVCWGTGTATREFLFVEDCARAIVLAMECYDGTEPVNIGSGMEISIKDLVALINRLVGFKGRVEWDASKPDGQPRRGLDTSRAERLFGFKAQVGFEEGLRRTIEWYLREGRK; this is translated from the coding sequence ATGAGTTTCTGGTCGGGGAAGCGGGTTCTGGTGACGGGGGGGCACGGCTTTGTCGGGAGCCATGTGGTAGATGAACTCCGCCGTCGCGGCGCTCTCGATCTCTGGGTGCCGACCGAGAAGGAATACGACCTGCGTCGTCACGAGGATATTGCGCGGTGTTTGGATGCCGTCCGTCCCCAGGTCGTCCTGCATATCGCCGCCGTCGTGGGCGGTATCGGCGCCAACCGCGCGCACCCCGGGAAGTTTTTTTACGATAACGCCATCATGGGCATCCAGATGATCGAGGAATGCCGCCTGCGCGACGTTCAGAAAATGATGGTGATGGGAACGGTTTGCGCCTATCCCAAGTTCACGCCCGTTCCATTCCAGGAGGAGAACTTGTGGATCGGCTATCCCGAGGAGACCAACGCCCCGTACGGGCTGGCCAAGAAGATGCTGCTGGTCCAGTTGCAGGCCTACCGCCAGGAATACGGGTTCAAGGGTATTTTCCTGCTGCCGGTCAACTTGTACGGGCCCCGCGACAATTTTAATCCCCAGAGCTCCCACGTGATCCCGGCCTTGATCCGCAAGGCGCTGGAGGCGAAGGAGAGCGGGACCGACCACATGGTCTGCTGGGGCACAGGAACCGCCACGCGCGAATTTTTGTTTGTCGAGGATTGCGCCCGGGCCATTGTGCTTGCCATGGAGTGCTACGACGGCACCGAGCCCGTCAACATCGGCAGCGGCATGGAGATCAGCATCAAGGACCTGGTGGCCCTGATCAACCGCCTGGTCGGCTTCAAGGGCCGGGTCGAGTGGGATGCCTCCAAGCCCGACGGCCAGCCGCGGCGCGGATTGGACACGAGCCGCGCGGAGCGCCTGTTCGGCTTCAAGGCGCAGGTCGGGTTCGAAGAGGGACTGCGCCGGACCATCGAGTGGTACCTCCGCGAAGGCCGGAAGTAG